AACAAGGTATGAATTCCAGTTTCCAATAAATGCTCCGATCGACATTGTTGCAATACCAGGTGCCATGATAGGAAGCACAATTCTATGGAAGATGTGGATTTCAGATGCTCCGTCAATTCTTGCCGCCTCCATAAGCGCCTTGGAAAGTGTCGCCTTAACATACTGACGCAGGAAGAACACTATTCCCGGTGATGCCATAGCCGGAATAATAAGTGGTATATATGAATCGATAAGGTGCAGTTTCTGACAAAGGTTATAGAAACCAATGAGAGACAACTGTCCGGGAATCATCATGAATATTACAATTATTCTGAATAAAAGATTGTTGCCCTTCCACTCATACATAGCCATTCCAAATGCTGTTATGGCTGAAAAGTAAGCTGTAAGGAGAGTTGCCGGGAGAGCCACTTTAACACTGTTAAAGAGTCCTCTGAAAAGATTTACATAATCAAATAACACTACCCAGTTGTCCTTAAGGCTCTTGCCCGGCAGGAAGGAAAATGAATGTGTTATTTCAACACCTGATCTGGTTGCGTTCACTATCATGAGCCAGAATGGAAGAATACACATCAGGGCAAGTCCTATCAAGAGAACATATAATATAAACTTTTTAATCTTATTAGCCACTTGTTAATCCTCCTTTCCGCCAATGAACTTAAATTCCATTACAGAAATAAACAAGATTATAAAGAACAGGGTGTACGCTATTGCTGAAGCAAAGCCAACCTGACGAGTTTCAAATCCAAATTTGTACAGATACATTACTACAGTCTGAAGGGTTCCGCCCGGATCACCTGATGTAGATGGGCCACCTGCTCCATTCATAAGGAATGGCAGGTCAAATAACTGAAGACCTCCAATAAGTGATGTTACAGCTACATATAAAAGAATCGGACGAAGAAGTGGAAGTGTAATACTTCCGAATACTTTCCATCTGCCTGCTCCGTCGATAGCTGCTGCCTCAAAGTAATCATTAGGAATTCCCTGTACTCCGGCCATAAGGATAATGAATGAGTTACCAAACCACATCCAGGCCTGTATTACAGAAATTACTCCCCAAGCAGTAGTTCTTTGTCCAAGCCAGTTGATCTGCTCAGAAACAAGTCCGCTCGCAAGAAGGATCTGGTTAACTGTTCCATATT
The sequence above is a segment of the Butyrivibrio proteoclasticus B316 genome. Coding sequences within it:
- a CDS encoding carbohydrate ABC transporter permease, yielding MANKIKKFILYVLLIGLALMCILPFWLMIVNATRSGVEITHSFSFLPGKSLKDNWVVLFDYVNLFRGLFNSVKVALPATLLTAYFSAITAFGMAMYEWKGNNLLFRIIVIFMMIPGQLSLIGFYNLCQKLHLIDSYIPLIIPAMASPGIVFFLRQYVKATLSKALMEAARIDGASEIHIFHRIVLPIMAPGIATMSIGAFIGNWNSYLVPLILLNTPKKMTLPVMISTLNAATDLQKNQGAIYLGVAISVIPIIIVFSFCSKYIISSISAGSVKE
- a CDS encoding carbohydrate ABC transporter permease, which encodes MAAARTKKKNRNNAAYLFVLPFIIVFLIFSVYPVFRTLYLSFTTYKGYGEPEFTGLANYIRVVKDKFFWRSLFNTVKMWSLNIVLQLGLAFLLTIVFSDIKYKIRGLAIFRAVYYLPNLIAATSVAFLFKTLLDWKYGTVNQILLASGLVSEQINWLGQRTTAWGVISVIQAWMWFGNSFIILMAGVQGIPNDYFEAAAIDGAGRWKVFGSITLPLLRPILLYVAVTSLIGGLQLFDLPFLMNGAGGPSTSGDPGGTLQTVVMYLYKFGFETRQVGFASAIAYTLFFIILFISVMEFKFIGGKED